GAAATCCATTACCACGACTACAATAATTAATAACGAAGTTCCACCGAAGTAAAACGGCACTTTAAACCACAAAATCAGAAATTCAGGTAATAAGCACACTAATGTAATGTAGATTGCACCAACCCCAGTTAAACGGGTCATGACGCCATCTATATACTTAGCAGTTTGCTCACCCGGACGAATTCCCGGAATAAATGCACCTGCTTTCTTTAAATTTTCAGCCGTCTCGCGTGAATTAAACACTAAAGCGGTATAGAAGAAAGCAAAGAAAATAATGGCTAACGCGTATAAGAATACATACAACGGCTGACCGGGTTGCAGCATGTTAAAGAAACTTTGCACCCATTCCATACCCTCAGTATTACCAATCCAGTGCCCCAAAGTGGCAGGAAATAGAATAATACTAGAAGCAAAGATAGGCGGGATAACCCCAGCCATATTTAATTTCAGCGGTAAATGGCTAGACTGCCCCATGCTCATTTTGCGCCCTTGTTGACGATTGGCATAATTTACCGTAATACGGCGTTGTCCACGCTCAACAAAGATAACAAAAGCAGTAACCGCTACCACTAATAGCAAGAGCAGAATAACTAATAAAGGAGACAACTCACCTGTATTTGCTAGTTCTAATGTTCCGCCGACAGCGGCAGGCAAGCCTGCTACAATCCCTGCAAAGATTAGTACAGAAATACCATTACCAATACCACGCTCAGTAATTTGCTCACCTAACCACATTAAGAATAATGTGCCAGTTACTAAAGTTATAACCGTAGTAATAATAAAGCCCATGCCGGGATTTAAGGCAATAGTTTGACCGTTACCTACTTCTTGTCCGCCTAATGCCACCGCAATACCAATACTTTGGAA
This DNA window, taken from Candidatus Thiocaldithrix dubininis, encodes the following:
- the secY gene encoding preprotein translocase subunit SecY, whose translation is MRKNPTASLGGFGNMVEIRQRLMFVLLALVVYRIGAHIPVPGINPAAFAQFFKENSGTVLGMFNMFSGGALKNFSIFALGIMPYISASIIVQLLTTVVPFFEQLKKEGEAGRRKITQYTRYGTVALALFQSIGIAVALGGQEVGNGQTIALNPGMGFIITTVITLVTGTLFLMWLGEQITERGIGNGISVLIFAGIVAGLPAAVGGTLELANTGELSPLLVILLLLLVVAVTAFVIFVERGQRRITVNYANRQQGRKMSMGQSSHLPLKLNMAGVIPPIFASSIILFPATLGHWIGNTEGMEWVQSFFNMLQPGQPLYVFLYALAIIFFAFFYTALVFNSRETAENLKKAGAFIPGIRPGEQTAKYIDGVMTRLTGVGAIYITLVCLLPEFLILWFKVPFYFGGTSLLIIVVVVMDFLSQLQAHMMSHQYEGLMKKANFKAQTRPGTVR